The DNA segment CGACGAAGTGCGAGAATATTCCGATGTCGTGGATCGTAAGCGAAGCCCGGCGCGCGCGTTCGTCGGCCGGCGCGACTCGCCAGAGTGCAAAATCGGCGCGAACCTGCTCGTAGCCCTCGAGGATCGCATATGGAAGGAAGCCGACGGAGTACGCGTCGGTAGGCTTCGGGGCGGACCACAGCGCCTTTATGTAAGAATCTCGAGTCTCGGGCAGCGCGGTGAGCGAGAGCGCGCCGCCCACCATGCCGTTGTCGTCGACGTCGAGATAATGATCCGTGCTCCACTCCCGCGCCCATGCGTGATCCACATCGGTACCGATCTTCAGCCGATCCTCCTCGGCCTGAAGGTAGATGATCTCGTTCTTCGCATCGTCGCTGCGAAGAAACGCAGGCACGTCAGCTGGAAGGTGCGCCATCGCGGCCTGCCCGATCATGGTGTGGCCTTTCAAACCCCACGCCTGAGCCGGCGCGTGCGCGAAGAGAATGATTGCGCCTGCCATGATCGCGCCGCCGCACTTCGCGATCTTCACAGGTCGCAAGACCCATTCGGATTGTTCATGCGGCGGCGTTCGTCGCCAAAACGCATGAAACCCGCGCGCCGGCGAGTTTCATGGAGTAACGGATGATGAAGCGGCGGTTTAGTCTTCGTCTTCGGAGATGACTTCGTTCGCGGGCACGCCGCGCATCGGATTGTTGGGGCAGCGGCGGCACGCGTATGCCGCAAGGTGGCGGAAGACGGGGCGGCTCACTTCGCGGCGCGCCGTGAGACGAAAGCGCGTATACGCATCATCGAATGCGGCTTCAGTTCCTCCGCTCTCGCCGTCGAAGAGATCGCGGGTGAAATGTTCGCAGCAGGCCGAGCACATCGAATCGGTCTTGAAGAGCGGGCACCGCATCTCCGATTCGCCGTGATCGCCGAAGCGATTCCAGGCATCGGACGTCGGTTTCGACCGGTCGTTCAACAGCGAGTGGATGAGCTTGTCTACCGCGTCTTGCATGGCATTACGACTGGCGCGGAAGTGTTTTTGTGACGCGTCGGAAAAACACTCGCTATGGCAGACGACCGGCGCTTCGTTGTGGGCCAACTAGCCGGTCCGGGAACGTACCGCTGTACCGCCTGCGCTCGTGAGCACGAGGAGTTCGCTCTGTCGTTCGAAATCGAAGCGTGCGAATGCGGGAACATCGCGTTCGATAGGATCGACTAGATGCTCGCAAACCCATACGAATGGCGGATCCGCGACAAAGGCAGTGGGCCTGCGATACTGCTCCTTCATGCATTTCCATATGACGGTCGCATGTGGGATGGACAGGCCGACGTGTTAGCCGCGTCACACCGCGTCCTCGTCCCCGACATGCCAGGTTTCGGAGGTGCCGCAGCATGGCCCGCGACGCCGCCGCACGTCGATGCGTGGGCGGCCGACCTGCTCTCGGGCCTCGGGAGGTTGGGGGTGACCAAGGCAATCGTGGCGGGCTGTTCGCTGGGAGGTTATCTCGCCTTTGCCCTGATGCGCGCCGCGCCAGACTTCTTGCAGGGTTTGGCTCTCGTCGATTCGCGCTCGATTCCCGATTCAAAGGATAGAAGAACCGCGCGGCTCGAGGACGCCGAGCGCATCATACGAGAAGGGCGCTCGTTCTTCATAGAACGCACGCGCCGGCCGCTCGATGAAGAGCTGTCAGCATACCCCGCGGCGCGTGCCTCGGCCGAAAAGATGTTGGCCGACGCATCAAGCGGCGGGCTCGCCGATGCGCTCGTCGCGCTTGCCACGCGCCCGGATTCTACGCCCCAACTCGCGTCGATCAAGGTGCCGGCTGTCGTCATGCGCGGCGTGAACGATCCGATTCTCGGGCGCGACGAGGCGGTCGGACTAGCGGCCGCCGTAGCCGGAGCGGTCTACGTCGAATTCGAAGGCGCCGGCCATATCCCCACGTTCCAGCGGCCGGACCAAGTGACCGCGGCACTCCTCGCTCTCGCCGCTCGCTGCGGATCCTAGTCCGCGGGTCGTTCGATGACGCCGTCTTTGTACGTCCACGGCATGTCTTCAGGCGAGGAATATTTCTCCCAGCCGGTCGTCCTGTGGCCGCCGAACGTCGCGAGGATGCGAACGGCTGCGGCAGCTTTGCCTTCGCCGAATCCCGGCAGCGCCAGAAATCGCCCGTAGAGTTCTTCCGCCTTCGTGATGCCCGTCCACACGCGCTCACCGCGATTGTCATACTCGTCGGCGATGACGCCGCAGAGTTTTTGCACGCGTTTCGCCATCATGCTTGGAAATCGATGTATCGCGGACTCTTCGCGAAACACTTTTTCGAGCGCCTCGGGTTTCATCAGCGAGATCTTGCGAGCATCGAGATGGCCGATCCGCTTCTGCAGCTCGTAAGGCCCGATCATGGCCTTTGCGGAGTGGACCTGTTGTTCGAGGCAGAGGCCGATCAAAAGTGCGGTCCCACTTTTTTCGAGCAGCTCATTGCCGTGATCGTGTTTTGTAAAGGGATACGCTTGCTTGCCCATCGCAGATCGTCTTTGCGACGCTAACCCGCACGACCCTTTCAAGCTTTGTCCAGGCGCGGGTTTTCACAATGAATTCAGTACGCGACCGTACCATCGCACCATGTACAAGGCGAGATTTGCCGCAGCGCTTCTGGCGGTGATCGCGGCGGCCGGTTGCACACCGGGCTCGGCCACCGGCGGATCCGGCGGCGGCGTCGCGCTCGGTGCGGTCATCATACACATCAGCTTATTGAATTTCGCTCCGCATGGATCGCAATACGGCATCGTCGCCGGCTATAGTCCGAATCCGCTGATCGTCTCCGTGGGCTCTACGGTGCAGTTCGTCAACGATGACAACTTCACGCACACGGCGTCGAGCGTTGGGCAGAGCGGCTTTCCCCCCGGCAATCCGCTCAACCAGCAGGCGCTGAACCAAAGCGGTACCGATCTCGGGCAATTGAAGTGGTCCTCGGGCGCGCTTGCCGGCGGAACGCCGTCGCAAGTCTTCACGGCAAGCGTCCCCGGCACATACTATTTCGGCTGCTATTTCCATTACCCCGAGCCTATGCGCGGCGTCATCATCGTCCAGTGAACGCACGCATCATAGTCGGCGCGACCGTACTTGCGGCAGTCGTCCTGGCGGCTTGTCGGCTTCCGGCTTCGGCCGTACCCATTTTTGCTGAACGCTACGGTTTCTCGTGCGCGCAGTGCCACACGGCGGTGCCGGACCTCAACGCGTTCGGCAACGCGTTTCGGAAAGCCGGCTTTCGTCTGCCGAAGGCGACGACACACCACGAGTTCCCCTTTGCGCTTCGCTTTCAGAACACGTGGACAAAAGATCTTCTCCCGTCGCAATCGCGACGCTTCAATAATCTGGCGGTGTTGATCAGCACGGCAAATTTCGGTCGAAACGATGAGTACTCGTATTTCGCCCGCTATCTTTTTGGCAGCCAGGGAGCCGCCGGAAGTCTGTTCTTCGCATTTGGTCAGCACGTCGACGATCAAGGCAGAACGGTGCGCTTGGGCCTCTACGATCTCGGCACCATCGTCCAAGCGACGCAGCGCAACGATACGATCACCGCTCCGCTCGCATATACGGAATCGGTGGGCCACAGCGCCGCCAACTTCACGACGCCGCGGCTGGGCGCGATGTTCGGAGAGCTCAACAAGCACGAAGACGTCGAACTTTCCATATCGTTCGACGAATACCACGGGGCCGCGTACGGCGCGCCCGCACCGCCCTCCGATCTTGCGCAATCGTTCGCAAAGCCCGAGCTATTCGGGACCGCCACGCTCCAGCTCGACCCTGCCCTCAGGCTGGGCGTGCTTGGCATGCTTGGCGACCGCGGCTTCACATCGCGAAGCACCGGCAACACGTACCAGGACGGTTACGGCCGGGAAGGCGTCCAGGCTGATTGGACATCCGATCGATGGGATCTCACCGCCCAGCAGCTCTGGGGCCGGGACGCGAATTCTGACGGCTTCGGTTCCGTCACCGGATTTAGCGGCGGCTTCCTCGATTTGAAGTACCGCCCGACCCGCAACTCCTATCTCGCCGTCCGCTACGACGCGGCTGCCAATCCATACGCGTCGCGCCAGCTCGACTTCTACGGCGCGGCCGCTCCGACCGAACATTCGAGGGTGGTCATTGAACTGGTGCGCTTCATCGACCGTCCCGGGGCCATCTCCGTCGAGTCCGCGCAGCTCCTCTTCGCGGTCCCATTCGTGAAGCGGTAACCGCCCCCCGACCGGCAAATAATTCGTCGGACGATTCGACCGATCCGACGAAAGGATTATCCCTCCATGTTTTCCGTCGCGCTCGCGGTCCTTTTGGCCGTCGGCAGTACTTCGGCGATTTTGGCTGACGCAAGCCCGGTGCCGG comes from the Candidatus Eremiobacteraceae bacterium genome and includes:
- a CDS encoding alpha/beta hydrolase, whose translation is MLANPYEWRIRDKGSGPAILLLHAFPYDGRMWDGQADVLAASHRVLVPDMPGFGGAAAWPATPPHVDAWAADLLSGLGRLGVTKAIVAGCSLGGYLAFALMRAAPDFLQGLALVDSRSIPDSKDRRTARLEDAERIIREGRSFFIERTRRPLDEELSAYPAARASAEKMLADASSGGLADALVALATRPDSTPQLASIKVPAVVMRGVNDPILGRDEAVGLAAAVAGAVYVEFEGAGHIPTFQRPDQVTAALLALAARCGS
- a CDS encoding plastocyanin/azurin family copper-binding protein — translated: MYKARFAAALLAVIAAAGCTPGSATGGSGGGVALGAVIIHISLLNFAPHGSQYGIVAGYSPNPLIVSVGSTVQFVNDDNFTHTASSVGQSGFPPGNPLNQQALNQSGTDLGQLKWSSGALAGGTPSQVFTASVPGTYYFGCYFHYPEPMRGVIIVQ